Within Pungitius pungitius chromosome 18, fPunPun2.1, whole genome shotgun sequence, the genomic segment aatatgtgtCATCTCGGCTTCAATTGTAACCTTTTTTGTGATGAACTCTGAGCTGAACAAATAATGCAAAGGGTATGAAAGAACAAAGAGATCCTTGATTATTGGAGGGTGTGATAACTTTGGTTTAATTGGGCTTTCTTTACATTGGCTGGTGTCACATACATGATAATTCCAACATCCACTTTTCATAGATCCAGTACAAATATGACGTCAATATGGAAAACCTCAAATAAAACGCACATtattaacttttctttttctcaacaATATGCACGCTAAACGACGTATACAACTGCAGCTCGTGGgaacaaaggaagaaaagagaaaaagagaatcgGAAGAGAATGACAACGTACAACCGTCTGGTGTATTTCATTAGAAAAAGATACTGGCTTCAAACGaggaccaaacaaacaaaacctccAAATGCTATAAAAAAGTTTCTCATCGCttaacataataaaatatatctttCAGTTCATTTATAAGTTAATGCTACATGTACACTGAATAGATTCAGCCCTGTCAGCACTTGTCAGCGAGGGTTGAGCCGCCTGGGAGCGGTGGGTCTGTCCGTGTGGGGATCCGTGTCCTGGGCAGCACTGACCTCTCCTGAGCCCACCTCTCCCCCTGAAAAGACCAGGAGGATCCATCACTCTTCCGATTCATGTCGAATTTCACAAATGACACAACGATcaatcttctttctttcttttttatatatattttttgatacCTTCTTGCGGCTCAGTCTTGAGTTGGCCGGCGATTTTGGCGAAGAATTTGAGGTTGAGACAAGCTCCCGTCTCCCGGTCACATATGCCGCCCTTGCAGTTGCATGTCTTGCGGCACTCCATCCCGTAGGTTCCATACAGACAGTCTgcaaacacaagaaaacatcACACAGTTAGTGTTGGATCTGATATGAGGGCCACATTCTATGCTGTTAAATAGACACAGTCACAATAATGGAAAAATGGGTAATCTGCAAGTGGACAAGCATGTTCAAATGTCAAGTTAAATGTCCAATTTTTTATTTCAAGCGAAGATTCACAAGTCTTCAAAACCATTTACTATGTGGCAAACTCTCAATGTGATAATGCAATGAACCTGAGCCCTATAGCGACTGGTACAACAAGCTGGGGTACTGCATTGGGTGCAGCAGGCATCGCGTAATCAAAACGCAGCACACAGGTACAGAAACATCACGCagggcgcgcgcgcgcacgttGACCGCGAGTCAACGCACATACCTTTGCAAATCCCATATTCGTCCCCGTAGTCGTCCTCGTCCTTGTAGAACTCGCAGAACAGCCCCGGTCCGCACTTCACGCCGTGCATCCCGGACACCGTGCGGTAACAGTGCTCCCCTCGGCCGGCCGCGCAGACCTGGCAACAGCCGCAGTCGTCCAGCACCGTCCGCGCGCACCGCTGCGTCGCGCCGCACCGCTCCGCGCTGCATCGGTCGGGGCAGTTCACCGCGTACTTGACGTTGGCGCCCCAAGCCGCGGCATCGCGCAGCATGAGTGAGGACAGCAgtgtgatgaggaggagagacatAGCCCTTGGGTGCAGGAGAGAGGGGGCTGAGTtggagcgggggagggggggggtggtggtggtggtgggaggacAGGCAGAGGGGCTGGTGCAGTGAGGCGAACGCCGTCTGTCTGGTTGGGACGCAAAGGACGGAGAAGCGGAACGCAGCTGGGAGAGTCGGGAGGAGTGACCCTCTGGTGCTGCGGGCCGCGTGGTTATCAACGATGAGCAACTTTGTTTTGCACATGGCTTTGCCCCTTCGTCAATTTCCTCATTCCGGTGTTgtcgtcgttttttttttttgccagtcaGTCCCCTTGTTTTGGAAATCCGGTTTGGAAGTGGGATTAACTCTGGACCGCCATCCAGGAATTGAAATGCGTGTGACCTGATGTCACGAAtcatgtttggtttgtttttcttttggtgaCTGAAGGACCCCCCgccctccacaaacacacacacacacacacacacacacacacacacacacacacacacacacacacacacacgcacgcacacacacacacacacacacacacacacacacacacacacacacacacacacacacacacacacacacacacacacacacacacacaacccccacCACCGTGACTGGCTCAACTTGAATATCTTCTGAAGTTAGGTCACAACATCCTATTATTAGAAATAATATTGACAATATTATTTAACCATATCAATCATAATGTATAGGCTCTTATAAGAACTGATGCGAGGATTTTCTCGAGCTTGGTCTAAAGTTGTaacgtaaaaaataaaataaattaaaaagctcTGTTTATTCAACATAACATCCAGGCTTATTTCTTtgagaactttattttatttttaaatgttgtaactTTTAAAATGGCAAATCGTTCTGTCTGCAATGGATTGAATGAGAGGGTTCTGCAAGAACATATTGTGTTATCAGGGCATAGATAAATAGCCCAGAGGACTTCTTATGAGTCAACACACATAGCAAGATTACAAAAGTAAAAGTTCCCTCCAAAGCcacagctatatatatatatatatatatggtgttgttttattttttcataattattttttaacagaCATGgtctgaagggaaaaaaagaagaaagatatTCATAAAAACACGATGGTGATGGCGGTGATATTTGAGACGGTTGTTCCTCTCCGAGACACAAGGTGGCGTCATCCGACTGCGGCGCTGCCCTCAGCGATCGGACTTTAAgcagacgaagaagaagaagaaagaggagaaggttGACATGATATTCACGTCTGAGGGAGACCTCACCGGGACGGGACAGGTAACGCCAAACACATATCTGcggagttattattattttattttacagccaCGGTAGCTTACCTGTCCGTGgtgtcatttgtttattttaccaAACACGTTAATATCTTAATACGACGCTGTCGACCCGGGGGAGTGTGTTGTTTGTGGGAGCTGTCAGCCGACCAGCGGAGGGGCTTGGTCGGTTTTGACAGCCATGGACCAGACTAGCAACCGCACTGCAGCCTGCGGTTCGCTCAGCTGCTGGCGCCGCGGGTGCAGTGACATTGTTACCGGTGTTTTATGTCGGTGACACCGGGCCGACTGCGTTTTAAAAATTTCCGTATTTTTCGGGGGCGGTTTAGCTACGTTGGTGGAGCCAAACGTAACGTTACACGGAGCTAACGTCAACTGTGGCTGGAGAAGAAACACGCGTCGTTGGTCATTAGTTTGTAACGTCGCATTATTAAATTATCTCTTTTGGCATCCACCATTAGGATGAATGCCCTGATTCCGTGGCCGAACTTTTGCCGCATCGCGTTGTCTTTTCCCTTCAGCATCTTCAGATAACGAAGTTGCCGTCGGACATGTTATGTTAGCTGGCATTGTGGTGAATCCATccaaagctaacgttagcaaggGTTCGTTAAAGGTTTTTTCTTAACGTTGGCTAATTGCTAATTGTAGTCGCGGTTGTCGTGGCAACAGAGCACCCCTACCTACCGTTGGCTCAGCAACTTCCTCCAGCTTATTACTGGGTGACTTTCAAAGCCCTAGATCACCTCCAGCTGGTCCTGGTGGAGGTCTTACAGATAGCTGagcttctccctctctcagatTGAGGCCAACTATCCTGCAGAAGAAAAACGTAATGCTggccacatatatatattatgtatatattctCATTAATAGTTTCCCTTGGTCTCattgtattttaatttgaaattgtTTACTTTCAATAATTAAAATCAATATTCAAGCATTCGATTGAATTAATAGGAAAGATAAATCAACTAGGAAAACCTCCATTATAGTCAGTGTTCAAATTTCATGATGTTGGTTCAATAAAGTGCATCTTTTAAGGCAGTCTAAAAATAGTTGCCGTTGAGGAACATGTTGACATAGCTTTGTGTACTGTAAATTGTCACGCTTCTGTAGGGTTGGGCAACATGGAATAAATCTAAACACTGAAATATAATTcctggtattgttttttttggtggtatTGTTGAACGCTCAAAATACTGCTCAATTTATATAGTAATACATGTTTTTGGTATGgtattgtgtgtattgtaaATGCTCCAGATGGAATGACAAAAATCTGAACCGAGCTAAGTGGGGTGGGGGTATAGTGAGAGGCAAACTCAAAAGTTGTCCTTAACGTCCACGTCCTAAGATTACAGATAGTTTGTTGTCCGGGATGTTTGCACTTTACATTGCTGCTGGTTGCCTGCTGCTGGTTGCGTGACCTGCAGAGTCCATTGCTATATGAATGCAGGCTGTTATTTTTGGCCAGAGTGGAAACCATATAGCCCCACAGGCCTCCGGCAAGGCTTGAGAGATGACTGTAGACTATAGTGGCATATTTAGCAGCAGCCAGCATTCTCTCGCTCATACcggttcatgcatttgttattcCCTGCAGGAGTCTCAGAGTTAGTTTAGCCTCAACCTGTGTTTTGCTTCTAAGGAATGACATGCCATTATGTTGAGTCTATGATAGTAATTAGTTTGTAACGAATGGCACAGTGATTTAGTAAATTCCTAGTATTGGATATTCACATAATAGTTtgggaaaataataaaagaataatCTGTATTTTTGTTCCTGAATGTGTACAATTTCTACTCATGAGCAACAGCAGACTTGCTCTTTTTTTACAAAGCAAGTGCAGGCAAACCGCCCGGGTCTTTTCTTTGCATGGGATTGTATTTCAGAGAAGCAGTTGATCATCTTGTAAGCAATTGCTATGACAACCACATTGagaacatgaatgcattttgaagGGGGAACGTTTCACCATCACTCATTGGCCTTACTGAATTCTTTGACTGTTTTTGTTACCGCATTGATACTTTTCAATGTCAACGCACAGTAAAGATCACTTTTGTATTGTGTAGCACGTCAGCTTGTGAGACAAACGTCTCCTCGTCAGCGTGGGTGTGTTGATTAGCTGTTATTAAAAGGGTTTAGCCGACCTATTTCAGTGATACCCACTGGGCCTATGCCACTGGCCTGGATGTACAGTATGCTGGAAAAGTCCCATGTCTAAGGAGAAACTTGACACCTTCACTCTGAATTTGGTTGGCAGGAAAACGCATGGGATCATCGGCTTTCAGCTGCGCAATGTAGCCTGTAAATTTATGACGAGGAATAAGAAAAAGCAACTTCATTATGTTAATCAGGTATGTGGGATGATATGTGTGAATTGCCCTCATTAACTCTTTCAAATAAATATCCCTCTGGGTTTTTTTCAGGTGCACATCAGAATATAGATAATGCCAAGACATGGTGCCTTGTCAGACCCACGTATTGCTGAAGTGGCAGGAGCACTACAATAGCTCCTGGGCAGCAGAAGACAGTGTACAGACAGCCAGGAGGCATGGAGCTGCTGTGCTCTACAGTAAGCTCCTTCTAAACAAGGAAGTGGTGACCCTGGCCCAACCTGTCCAAGAACTCGTCGGCCCACGCCTGCCAGACTTTGAGTGCGAGTCCAGTGCCTCGGCGGAGAAGGAAGAGTACCTTTCATCGCTGCTTCACAGCCAGCGATGGCTGGCCCACCGGATGCTGACGCAGACCTCTTACACCCTGGGCCTCCACCACAGGCTGGTAGTCCTCCAGAGGATCTACTACGCACTTCACAGGAAATACCATGACAAGTTCCGCGTGCAGCTGCCCTCCCAGTCCACGGACAGCGGCACCGAATGTGGGCAACTCGAGCTGGCCTCGGAGCCCTGCCGGCCAGGGGGAGCTTCTAAAGTCAAGTCCGGCACAGACGTTCTGATCGAGATGGGCGTGAGGACAGGTCTGAGCCTGCTCTTCTCGTTGCTGCAGCAGAACTGGCGGTACGCGGCTTCCGTGCACCCGGAGTCGGTGCTCTGCAACGACGTGCTCGCCACAGCGTCCTCTGTGCTGACGTCTCTGCCACCGCTCTCCCTGGCCAACGAGAACAAGATCCCGTCAGTCGGGCTAGACTGCCTGTCGCAGGTGTCCGACTTCCTGAAGAAGACTTCTGTGAGCAGTGGGACCGGTGGGGCGGACCCGACTGGCAGGAGGCTcgcgctggagctgctgctcggCCTGGCCATGCAGAGAGGCTCTCTGAAGTTTCTGCTGGAGTGGGTGGAGGTGGCCTTGGCTGCTTCTatgtcctcatcctcctctcctctgtcttcctcctcctcctcctcctcctcctcctcctcctcactgagcTCCCAGGACTCAGCTGGTGTGGGCTTTGATGTCATCCATCAAACGCTCCTTCAAATGAAGCAATATTCGGTAGGCCCTCAAATTTTGCTCATTTCAATACGAATGGCTGTTCAGCTGTACTTTGGTATGTTACCTTATTATAAACAATAAGTCATTTGGCTTTGATGTGTTGAGGTTAGTACCCAAGTTATATGAATATACTTATACGCACATTTATGAACGTACTGTTTAATGAGGCCCATTGAtagaaaagggggaaaattgCCTTTCGATGACACATCCGTACCTGCAGTAAGCTGATTTTTTCACTGGAGCAGTGTCATTTGAATCTTGGAGACATGCATTAGTGTGCAGATATGGATTAAAATTGAGCCAGTCTTTATTGTCTGTCCGTATTGAGTCATCCCTTAGCAGGCTAATCAGCTTTGCAATATTTCTAGACAAATGACAAGCAGGCTCGGGCATGGCCAACATCCTCCTGATTGATTTAGCCCATTCTTCACTCAATTTAGAGTTCTGTAATAGCTTAAGAAAGAGAACACAACTCTAAACACACATGGGATCTGTCTTTCTTGACGTCACCGTCTGACTGATGGAGCAAGTTGTCACTATGTTTAGGATGGAGGATTGTCTCTGTTGTAAATTCTGGTTtaaatccccccctccccctcccctccagggTTTCCGAGGGGATTCTGTCAATACTCAGGTGCCGAAAAAGGATGCAGATGGACTTTGCCGACTCTCCCAGGCAGCGCTCTGCCTGTTTGAGGAGGTACACACTCTAAAATGTAGGCACCATTAAAAACTGATATATTTTCCAATTAAATTACTTAATGtacctcttcttccttccttttgaCAGATTTGTAACCTAGCGTCCTACTGCCAGTGCTCCTGCGGCACTAATCCGGCTGCTCCTGGTTCAGAGAGTGACACGGTCGTGGTGTATGTGTGGGGTAGCAACAGCAGCCATCAGCTGGCAGAGGGGACTCTGGAGAAAATCCTGCTGCCAAAGCTGACTCAGGGCTTCAGTGATGCCCAAATGGTACAGCCACACACAGGAAAATAACGTAATGATGATAACCCGTAATACTACTTTTAACCTACCTTGTTTGTCGTTTAGATTGAGGCAGGCCAGTACTGTACATTTTCAGTATCGGCTGATGGTTCAGTGAAGGCATGTGGAAAAGGCAGCTACGGCCGCCTGGGCCTGGGGGACTCCAACAACCAGTCCATGCCCAAAAAACTTGTGCTTGAGCCACATAGGAACATGAAGAAAGTGTCCTCCTCCAAGGGCTCTGATGGTCACACTTTGGCCATCACTCTAGAGGGAGAGGTAACAAGTTAAAATAGCTACTATGTGTTCTGATACATATTTCTCAGATGTGCAGACTTGTACCCAGGTGTTTCATGTTTACATTAGTTCAAATTCTTGACAGTGACAAAGAAGTTTACAAGCAGTTGAATTTGCCGACACGTGAGGCATCATGATATGGACACTGCGTTTTCGCTCCACTTCCTTTGATGGTGTTAGTAGGGTTGTACATTAGAAATAGCATTATGAATTGTAGAATATTCCAAACATGTTTTCCAGGTGTTCAGCTGGGGTGATGGAGAATACGGGAAACTGGGCCATGGCAACAGTGCAACACAGAAATACCCCAAAATCATACAAGGCCCGCTGTTTGGCAAGgtaggcataaaaaaaaaactttttattcATGCATTCTGTCACATTAAAAGCCActtgtgttttaatataatttccCATACATTATGGGGTCTCTGCcaggttgttgtttgtgtgtctgctggcTACAGACACAGCGCTGCTGTGACTAATGATGGAGAGCTCTATACCTGGGGAGAAGGCGACTTTGGCAGACTCGGTACACTCTCCATTTCTCAATTCTGTCGGGCACATTTGTCTCATCCGTTCCAGTGGAGCATTTCTGTGACAACCTCTGTTGTCACGGGTTTCTCCCCCGAGCAGGCCACAGTGACAGTCAGAGCCGGAACGTGCCCACGCTAGTGAAGGACATCAGCGGCGTAGGGCAGGTTGCCTGTGGCAGCTCCCACACGGTTGCTGTGGCGCAGGATGGACGCACTGTGTGGTCCTTTGGGGGAGGGGACAATGGTATGTTGACCTATGTGAACTGATGGAAATCATATTTTCAGTGTAAGAATAGAACTTCTGTAGTAATTTCTTAAGGACAGCAAACACTATTAACTTGCTACTTGTTAACCTGAAGGACAATACCGTAGTAGGATCGTTGTGGTCTATCTTAACCTAGATAGGTAGATAGATGGGGTCTAGATGGGTCTGCTTTAGGCAGAGTTAATTAATGCAGTTCTCATACTCACTTTTTCAGGTAAACTAGGTCACGGGGACACCAATCGTGTGTATCGCCCTAAGGTCATAGAGGCCCTGCATGGATTCATCATCAGAAAAGTGTGTGCTGGCAGCCAGTCATCTCTGGCCCTTACCTCTGCAGGACAGGTGAGTTGTGTTGTTAATGCATAAGTTTCAGGTTTTTGAaaagtctgtttgttttgtatacAATCAAGGGAAATACCAACATATAATTTTTACCAAGCTACTAACACTCACATAAAAATATGTCAGTTTTGCAATGCTTTTTCAGTGGGCAATAGGCCCAATGCTTATTGATTTACCTCCTTCAGCGATTTCAGAGTGActtaacacacatttatttgaatgaaaagcTTTAGAGAGATCTAAAGAGATACAgaaaagtgaaatgtttattcatttctcaTTTAGGTGTTTGCGTGGGGCTGTGGCTCATGTTTAGGCTGTGGCTCCTCTGAGACAACCTCTCTGAGACCCAGGTTCATAGAAGACCTGAGTATCACCAAGATCATTGATATCTCATGTGGAGACAGCCACTGTCTGGCCCTGACGCACGGTAAGAGACCACCAGTGGTTAATCGCCTGTGTCTTGATCTCTATAGACATGTTATTGTCAAATTGTGAATGTGCTCTGACAGAGAATGAAGTGTATGCCTGGGGTAACAACACCATGGGCCAATGTGGGCAAGGCCACACCTCAACACCGATTACCAAACCCAAGAAAGTGCTCGGTCTAGAGGGGGTGTCGATCCAACAAATTACTGCCGGCACTTCTCACAGCCTGGCTTGGACCGCAGATCCAACTGACCGGTAATtgctttttcatcattgttcTAAACAGCTGAGCTCCTGTTTTGTCATCCCCCTGTCTTATTAGTtctgatgtttgtgtatttctaaGTGACTTACTTCTTTTCCAGGCAACTGGTGGCGTGGCACAGGCCCTTTTGTGTCGACTTAGAAGAAAGTACATTTACCTATCTACGCAACTTCCTTGAGAGTTACTGTGACGGCATCGGGAATGACACGCCCCCTGCCCCATTCCTATCTAAACGGTATAAAAATCAATGAACACAATGTGATTATATATCcatgtgcaaaaatgtatttatggtCCGTTGGCCTCTGATCAGTTAAGTTTGTATTACATCCCCACACGGAATCCCTCCCTGTAATGTTCCCTCTTATCCACTTCACCAACATTCCTAATGCTCTCTGTGTACGTTTTTTAGGGACCATCATCAGTTTCTTTTGCTCTGCATGAAGCTGCTGTCCATCCACTTATCTCTGGCCCATGCTGGGGGCACTGGAGCCATGGTTTTGGGGGCTCAGGGCAGGCCCCTAAGAAACCTGCTCTTTCGGCTCATAGATACCAATATGCCAGACTCCATACAACAGGTAAACCAACTATATGTGCTATATTATATTTTTGCTTGCAGTAAAAGTGTTGTGTTGACATTCATGTCCATCCCCAGGCAGTTCTGAACACGCTGTCCATTGGTGCAtccctgctgctgcctcccCTGAGGGAGAGAACAGAACTGCTCCTGTCACTCCTTCCTCAGGGCCCTCAGAGCTTAAATATCCCCTCCAAAGGACAGGTATGTAAAGCATTTGGGTGCCATTTATAACATAGACTGTTGTCTGTCTGTTGTTAAAGTAGTGCTGGTAACAATAACCAATCCAGATAGTTGGTTATGCAATGGATGGATGAAGCAAGCAGACAGTTTGTTTGTCCAAATCACACCACCAACTTAAGAGTGTTGCTAGGCAATGTGTTAAGGACGGCCTGAACGTGGTGAAAATGTGTTGctgtaaaaaacaaagatcGCTTCTTCTCCACAGAGATGTTTTTGGTAGCCTcacaattaaatgtaaaaatcccGAACCCTTTCCCCTGTATCTTTCAAAAGCGCCTGCAGTTAGACATGGTCCTCAGCAGCCTTCAGGACCAGAGCCACGTGTCTTCATTACTAGGTTACAGCCATTTTGGGGAGGGGACATCTCTAGGACCGCCTCTGACACCCGTTATGTCCGCCCGGCTTCCCTCCTCATCCAGCTCCGTGGAGTCCTATAACCCTCTGCACTTAGCAGAGGTGCTGCTCAGGACCCTGCTCCTCAGCATAGGCTTTTACACGGTATGTAAAGAGGACCCTGTGCCTTTATGTGCAACATTTATCTAATGTTGTTAAAGTGTATTGTTCTCAGTTAAATCTTGTTGCCATTTTCACAAACATTCTATATAACTTGGCTATTTTATCGCACACTGTTGCTGTCAAATTACTTTCTTGTACTATTCCTTAAAACAATTTCTGTCGTTGTTTGTCCATACAGGAGCGGGCATTTGGGGAATTGGAGAAAAACAGTGACAAGCAGCCATCAAGTGATAGCCAGGGACAGACTGATCCTCCCTGTCACTTCCACCAGCTGCTGTCTGGACTACACAAACACTTGCTCGCCCATTGCTACATCCATCCCAACCCTGAGGTGCTCTTATATTTACCTATATTCAAACCTCAAAGCTCTGCATTCATATAGTATTAGTATTATATATCATAGCATTTATGTTGACTATGATGCTGCTGTTCTGTAGGATGACAGCAGTGTAACGCTGCTTCGTGAGCATCTTTATCGGTTGCTTCCCTGTGCTGCTGAGACTCTCAGGAGATCTACCAAACTGCTGAAGGAGAGTTCTCTGGATAAACAAATAATCAAGAAGCTGCATGGTAAGAATTATGGCCGATAACAAGTGAGTGCCACTATAACCTACCATAACGTATCTGTacaaatatattgtatttaGTTGATTTATATACGCTAATTTACGCTAGTATGTGATGGACTTTTTTCACAGAAGAAGTAATACAAAAAGACTACCAAATTCTGTAGAGTTTTATTCTCTAACTTAATCTGCTTTCAATCTTTAAGAATTGTCATATACAAACCAAAATCCAAACtttagtgaaacatttagtatattagtatatatCTTCAAACGTAGGTCATAACAACAAGGCAATAAAACTGTATCTGTATGTGAACAGTCTATAAATGGGTTTTAAAATCAATGATTTAATCTCCCGCTGTTCTCACATAGCTGCTGTCCATCGGTATTTCACAATTATTTTCATAGTCTATCACTCTAATCCACTTCTCTCGTCTCAACCTCGGTTTCAGGGGTGCTGTACAACTCGGTGGCTGGCAACCTGTTGTGCCAAGTAATGTActccttgctgctgctgcctctgggcACGGTTCAACCCCTCCTGAGCCACTTACTGGCCTTGCTGGAGCAACTCAATGATTTCAACAGGTTGCTACCGGAGACCGGCCTCCTGGAAGAACAAGAACTGACAATGGAGGCTCAGAAGACCTGTTCAGGTCAGTGGAGTTTAGACCAACGCTTGACCAAAAAGCTTTATTATTTTAGGATTTATTTCAGGAAAGGATggcacattttaacatttacaatacCCCTTAGCGGACAAAATATAACTTGTTTAATCATGACACGGTATCTTTCTTACAGataaaagtgaagaaaacacaTGCCTTGGAGAGCAGCAaccggaggaggagagcaagTGGGTCTGGCTGTTGGATCTGGAACGGTCCGTAGCGTTGGCAGTCGGCCGTTGCCTTGGTGGAATGCTTCAAGGCCCGCCGCCCTCACTTCAGGAGAAAACATCAGACTTCTGGCTATCAAATGTCCTTCTCAGGAACGGGCTTGAGATGGACTTTGAACAGCTGGGTAGGAAAACATGGTCCATGCTTTTATATGAGCCAATATTTTGGCAAGTGGATGTAAACGGTTCATCCGGAGTTTAATGTAGCACTAATGTGGCCACACTGGGATGACTAAGAATGAGTCAAGAGCAATGTTGGCAaatttgtggttgttttgttgaCAGAAGAGGTAGACAACATATAGAGGAGGATTTAGATTTGGATGAAAAACCAGCAGCCACCTAGTTTACGTTCATGTCATATACCTTTTGGAAGATTAAAACACAGGGATAGCATGAGGGGCATCCTTTAGCTAATAGTATTGTAAACatgaacataaataaatgtttgttattGTGTAGTTTTCACTTGTTTACTTGTCATCCTTCGCATGTCCTGTAGACTCTAACATGGCATGGCTGACGGAGGTGGTACTGCTGGGCAGTAGTGATGCCAGGCTGGCGGAGCTCAGTCTCAATGAGGAAACCAGGACTTTACTGGAGCTGGCGCTGGGATCCTCCAGAGGAACTGCAGGTGGC encodes:
- the esm1 gene encoding endothelial cell-specific molecule 1, with amino-acid sequence MSLLLITLLSSLMLRDAAAWGANVKYAVNCPDRCSAERCGATQRCARTVLDDCGCCQVCAAGRGEHCYRTVSGMHGVKCGPGLFCEFYKDEDDYGDEYGICKDCLYGTYGMECRKTCNCKGGICDRETGACLNLKFFAKIAGQLKTEPQEGGEVGSGEVSAAQDTDPHTDRPTAPRRLNPR